The Populus trichocarpa isolate Nisqually-1 chromosome 18, P.trichocarpa_v4.1, whole genome shotgun sequence genomic interval aaataattaagttCTTGGTCGTTCGTTTTGTTTTGGTGAAAAACTGTCATTTGTAAATAATATATAGCAGCCTCCATTTCTAGCTAAGACCCCATGCCTGCAAAACAACAAGTAGGTTTAATTGTTAcaatagaaagtaaaaaagagCCGGATCTTGCAATATTACTGTGTTGTACTTGTGAATTTTACCTGAATCTGGCCAGTTGAAGTGCCAATCACCAACACATCTTCGTTGGCATTCAGAGCCATGCAAAGAACCTTATCATTTGTACCTGTCTGTAGTATTTCAACTctattttgttgtttctttctaTCCCAAATCTCAACAGTTCCTGCCTTACAGCCCACGTAAATGAGATCTGAGCTTATGGCCATAGACCGCACTTCGAGTATAGAAGGTAGTGAGCCAACCAGACCATAATTGGATGCATTCCAAATCTTTGCCAGCAAAGAAAGTTACATACAGttagtataataaaaataaaacatttaatctAATGATGTGCAAGTGTAGGAGCATGGGAGAAGCCAGAAATTTGGTGAAAGGGGCAAATTTTTTACTTCTGTTTGTCTTTTTGAAAGAGAGATACCTTCACTGCTGCTCCATCAAAGGGTGAGCTGGCTGAATAAATCAGTCCATTTTGAACTTGAAGTGCATGGATTGGGTTTGTTTTTCCTAGCAGTTTTCTAGATCCATGTTGAATGGTAGCAAGTGTTCCTGTTGTCAAATCaatttcctgaaaaccaaaataCCTTTACATTTATCACTGAAAAGGAAAGATATCAGAACTGGGGATGTATTAATGGAGATAATAGTCTGCTCAAGTTCTGATACCTGAATACTACTGTCTTGGCATCCACAGTATAGTTTTCCATGTACTAGAGACAAGCACTTTACATATTTATTTGGATTCAATAATTTGGATCCTCCATTCCATGAGTGAACCTGAGACAAAACAGTATACTGTTtttcagcttcttttttttttgacaagaaTCCTGTTTCTAGTTGCACATATATGCCACTTCCTTAGAAGCAAATAGAGAGAGCATcaaaaagagaaggaaggagATCCTGTCTaccatttgaataaaattaattatgcaGAAACGAAATCAGCAAGCAGTAGAAAATATGGAAGCATTTATATGTTACCTTGACACCAGCTCCTTGTGGAATGAAGCAACAAATTCCATTGGCTACCACTAAATTATGAACCTGGTCCTTCATATCATGTACTTGTACACAAGTCAAAGATTCGTTGCCAATAGACCATACCTGTTCGTCACAATTAAGAAACATTCAAGCCTAGAAGTCGAATCAACTTTTGCAAATTTTGCATACAACACCAGACTCCCATTGAAGTGAGAGCCCTTTAATGGCCAAAGGGACATCTGTGATGCTAAGAATTGGAGTGAATAACTGTAACTGTAGGATAAGCTCTTTGGAGGTGACAAGTACACGAGCAAGAAAGCAAGTTATATATCGCAACTAGTTTTGTCATGCAGATTTTGAAACACCACCTTCTGGCATATTTATTTGTATGaaggttgctttttttttttcccctctccgTTTAACTTCTTCAAGGGATGAAGATTTAATGAGGTCTTGCTGGTTTCGACTTTCAACCATGTCTCTGGGTTGATGTTCATCTAGAGTAACTGCCATCTACTAATTTTATTCCattaaccaaaattaatttagagAGTTATAAGAGCATCGTACCCTTGCAGTTCTATCCAGTGAACCACTGTATAATTTCTCTCCCGGCTGTAATACTGCCAAGCTAGTGACAGCCTTGGTGTGTTCTCGAATTTCTTGGATGAGATGAAGAATGCTACCTTTACCAGTCCAAACCTTcagaaatagaaaatagaatgTCATTAGATTATCATGTCATCTACTATTTGATAAAACATCACATTCTTCTTCCAAGCACTAGTATTAGACTCTGATTACTATTCTGTTTAACCATGTACTAGAGAAAAACTAGGGGGGACACAAGTTATTCACTCTCTCCATTGAGACAAAGCATAGAAACTATGGCAGATTCTATGGAATGGAATGAGCTGCCGTTTCATTTCTTTCCGCACTACAGATGAATACTTTCAACAACCTGAGGTCTACTCCTCTAAAGTTATTCATCTGTACTGTGGATACGCTGTCTGATTCCAAGTCATTGCTGAGATCAAAATATGCTCCATATCACATTTGCATGTACATCTGGTTCCGAACCATATTTCTACAGTCATTACTGAGATCAAACAATGTGCTGATATGCACTTACTGATATATTTACACGCACACCATCTTCATGTTGTGATCTAGATTCTGTATATTTATGCCGAAAGAAAATGAACCTGGTTTGATGAGGTACCTTTATAGTTCCATCTGAATGTCCAGAAAATATCTTGTCATTGTAGAAAGTAATTGAAAGCACTTCTCCATTCCCACTGCAATCTACTTGAACTAATTCATTATGAGTCCATAATTCCTGTTGTCCAACAAGCACGGATAGTAagttctctttatttattttttattcttttcaagtaggagaagagaaacagagagaaaagtatgtacaattaagatattttcaaCTTTCTGGATCGACAAACTTACAGCAATACTAGAGTCATGGCCAGCTGAGAGAACTTTTAGAATTTCAACTGCCAAGGATGAAGATTTTCTAAGCTCTCTCAGATCTTTCTTAATATCTTTCATGGATGAAGTAAGGTCATGCAGCCCCTCTGTAATTCAGAATTTCAAGCATGTAAGTTTCTAAAGTTCATCAATTCGTACAATTCAGAAGCaatggattaaaataaaacaattccgCAAAACCGTTGTCAAAAGTAAATCAGTGTTTTCCCACTGCATCTGAATTCTACAGTGATTTATTTAACGTCCAATGGAATCATTTTTAAGATAGTTATAGTATTTCTCTTCCATAATGCTATAAGAACTTCTTAGCCTTCTGCAATCTTCTTTGTAGTGACTTGCAACCAGATAGCATGTCCCAAACATGCAAAagaattcataaaattttgagcccctttttttaaagaatctGGTAAGAGTGTTTGCATTGTTTGAGTGCAGGAACCTAAAATGAGTAGGAATTCAAACTGTCTTGTTCCAGAGCTTGCTGCATACCAGGGTCCTTGATGAAGCTGTTTAGAGCCACCAATGAAAGGACTTTGTGTTCAATGTCCTTCGAAGACGTGAATATTTCAATGAGGAGCTTGAGAAAGCAAACTCGAGCTGCTGCTCGTATCCCTGTGTCTGGAAGAATGCCAAGCATATGTACAAGCCAAGTTGCTGACACAAAGCATGCTGAACGTAACTCTGCACATCTACTCCTCATGCCTTCTGCTAAAGCTTCAAAGAGGAGACCAAACTCATAGCTTACTAGAGCAAAGGCCATTTTTCTTTCCCATTCTTCAGCTGCCTTCTCTTCTTCCTATTGATGCAATGGAAGTGGTAAAATGATTTAGACTAAGTAGAGAGCATGGACGATACGGTGTCTTAAACTGCCGAGGAAAAGCATGCGCAGCCCTAAATGAtaaatggaaataaataaagaaatgttGCTCAATAGTTCCATAGAACTGACcaagttttcttcaatttctccaGAAAGTTTTCCGAGTTGCTCCATTCGCATaagatttttgtaaatttttccATGTCCAGCTTGTTTCAGAAGAAAAGCTCGGGTTAGGGACTTTCCAGAGACAGTGAACCTCCCTTGCAATGACACAATCGTCTCCGCAGCTGCTATTTGAGCAGCAGGAAATTCAGAATTCCTGAGGCTTGAAATGAGGCTCTCTATTGCTTCTTCACGATATATACTCATCTTTCTCGGCTCAACCTACAGAGTAGACACCAATATATTTGTCATTAGGTCAAAGAAGCTAGGACAGCATATTTATCACTTAAAATGATGGCATCATACCAGAAGATCAAGTTGGAGCAGGAGACCAGCCACTACAGGAGACTGATCTGGAAGAGTAACCTGTAAATAACTTAGGAAGATGTGCATTGAACAAAATTCCCCTTCATCCTTAATGATGTGAAGAATTTGCTCATTGAATGTCCTCctatagaaaaattaagatcAAATTTTCCTCTTTACTGCATACTTCAAAGATTTATCACAAAGATATCAAATTCAAATGACTACACATACAAAGGCAAACTTGAGTTAAAATTACCTGTTTAATTTGACTAATTCATAGAGGAACTGAACAATCTCAAATCTCTCGCCATCACTTGCACTCATGAAGCTGTCCAAAACAGGGGCTAACTCAGCTTTATCCGCAACGGTGTTTCTGCATTTCCCATCCTCCAGCATGCATTTCAATAAGATCCCAACTGCTGCAATCCTCTCCGTCTGCTCAGCTTGCAAGCTGTCAATAATACTTTCGATCACTTTTGTTGAGATAATGGCACTGGCAATTGAAGAAATAATACTATCTTCACTGCTACCAAGGATCTGTCCCAATAAAAGCACTGATGCTGTTTTTGGTTTCAGACACATCTTAAGCATATCATCCTCTTTATTCTTAATGGCTGTTAGGAGGGATTCGACCATGTCCATCTCAAGTAGGCTCATGGTAGGGGGCCTCAATAGATATATCAAAACAACAGCCTCCagcaaacccttcttgaagaGGGCCACAATGCAGTCCACGTCAGAATCAACTCTTGTAAGTGTATGGATTACACCTTTGTCTCTCGAACCCAACTCAGACAAGAGAAAAATTGTTGCTTTCAGTACAAGAGGATCAGCAGAATTGAGAAGGACCTCCACAAATCCATTGATAACGGGAGGTTTGGAAAGCATACTTTGAATATCAAATTCCATGGCTGCCTCCAACCAAAATCTCTCTATTTGAAGAACAGCCATTTCGGACTCATTCAAAATTTCTGACATACAAAGATTTGTAATGGCAAGTCTCAGCTCACTGATTGTGCCATCAATGGTGGTCTGGATAATGACACTATTTGGTGAAGTACTTGAAGGAATTTCTTTTGACATGAAGCTTGGCTCTGTCTTCTTCTGTTGAGTTTCTGGTGGAATGGAGACCATACCTGCAGGATTCTGTTCTTTCCAGCTTGCTATAAGCCTTTTGAGCACATAGTTTGTTTTAGGTAGCTGGGTGCAATTCAACTTCTGCCGTGTGATTGGGCATGTTGAGTTTCCTCTTTCAAGCCATTCTTGGATCGCCCTACGTTCATAAGTCTGTCCTGTCTCAAGAGTCACTGGATCATCAAATATATGACTTGTTATCGGACAGACGAAGTCCTTGGGAGGGGTATGTTTTCCTCCGCCAGGTGAGCTATCTGTATCGGCCATTGAATGTTCTGAAGAAGTACTGGTGACAGAGAGAGTCCAAATGTGATAAAACTGAAGCGAAGACTACAATGATGAATGGTTTTCCATACAAAACATACCTACTGAAATCTGCAACGGTAGCctgcttttgtttttgggtttcgCTTTGTGTGGGCTCAAACAATGCcatttttctgttgttttcctACAAGACATGACACACAAGATTTAAAACTGAAACAACGGCATAGGTTAGTCAATCCAGAGTTGAGAATCTATCCCCTTGTTGTTATCGATTACCTCAATTTCAGCTTCGGATTccgaacaacaagaagaagatgcacCAGAAGAGGCCATATTGTCTTCTAAAGACAACTCAGGCTCAGAATCAGAATTTAACGATGTGGGAAATGCTGTCGATCTTCTACAgctgatattttttatggtctCTGGAGAGACCCTTTGAGGATAGGATGGTGAAGAATACTTGGATTTGCTAGCCCCGCTAAAACTAAGGAAATCAACAGATCTTTCTCCTTCAGTCCACATTGGCTgcaaaaagaggagaaaaaaaagactgaTAACTCAGAAAATGAAACTAAACTTGGAATTGTCAAGACCTCAACTAAAGTTTGACTTTGTAAAAAATGCTGCTAAAATATCCAATCATTCATTCAGTAATTGCCAATTAATAACGAGTGAAAAAGATAGACTTTTTGGGACAGGATAACCAGTAGGTTATGACAACAGACCATTTTCTGCAAATTGGAGCCTGGATAATTCAAAAAATCCAGAAAATAACGACCATACTGTATTCACAAAAATTTGCATACAGGAGGCTTACCTAAAGATGGAATTTCCCTAAACCAGTGCATTTCACATGTGAGAAAGTAAACAATTCACTTCCACTTCACGCTATCATATATTGATAATGTTTTATGCCTTAATTACAACCATTTATTTTTGAGCTAAAATTCAACATGTGGTCCAGGAATCAAATACTCCAAAAAGGGTTAGGCATAACAGCTcatacaattaattttatattattagaacTCAATAATTTCCCCCATTTCTCTCATCTTAAAGTTTGACGCATTCGGACACCATGTTATAAgctgaattgaaaaacaatcacaatatCTAATCTAATAGATGAGATAAGAAGGGGGGGAATCCGTGTAACTCGAGGAATTTTCCACGACTTTTTGAATCTAACATGGAGTTTGAccagtttgattttgtttatcaaACCATTATTGCCCCCCAAAAAGCACATCAAATCATTAAATTCTTGACACAGACATAACATGGAGAGTTTAAActtcacaatatcaaacaaaatgTGACTAGAAAGCTACAGGTTCAATTCCCCTCGGTAGCTGGGATAGCAATTTGTATCAGCAGCAGCACAAATAGTGCATGCAAGCGATAGGCTAACACCAGTAACTTGGGTGATAATGTTGGtctgataaaataaaagaaatgccAGGACTTGCATGCGGTTCCTCTGTTCATTGGAACCTCTCATACATGTACATCGAAGAGATTCATTGAACTTGGAACATCAATAATCTTTTTTACACAGATTTTGtttcttgtaaaattaatttgagcGAAATTGCTGAAATGAAAAGTTACCAGCCCTTTCTTTAATTAGTCAAAGTTTGAAAAAGCAAAAGGTGTAAGAATTTAAAGCAGACAGAGAAAATGTATAATCCATGAAAAGGAAAATGGAGCATTACATTGTACCGTCCATTCATAAAGCCGAGTTCCTCCATCTTGCTAATTTCATCACTCACTTCAGATTTATCAACTTTCCTCAACTCCTTCAAGATCACCGATGGTGGCGTTATCATTCTATTTTCATCACCGTTGGTTACAACCTCCTTAAAATACTTGGCAAAAACTTTGCAATTCTCATCAATAACCTCCTCGTATATGCTTTCTAACTCCTTCAACTCCAATGCTTGATCACCACTCATCTTTGACAGCAACTTCGTACAAGGAACAACAATTGAAACATCACCTATTGAATTTTCATCACTATCATAACCCCAATCCAATGTTAAAGAGGACAAAATCCTTGATCTTTGCTCATTAAACCATCGAAGAACTGGTAGAAGATGGACTAAAAACAGCTCCTCAAAGAGAACAGGAGCAATCTGTGATCGAGCCAATGAAGGGTCTAGATGGAAGATGTTAAGGAGACTTATGGAGGCATTGGTGGGCCGGTTGTTGAGGGTGTAGATGAGAGAGAGAAGTAAGGAGGAAAGGAGGGAATCCGGATACGAGAGGAGAACCTTTTGGGCGAGGCGTAGAGAAGATGATCGAATGGAAGGATTGGTAGTAGAGATGGCGTTTTCGAGATTCTCAACTGCTAAATTCAGAGGTttgatggtggtggttttgTTGGATGATGGGGCTTCGCGGCGGAGAGTGGAGAGAAGATGGTGGCGGTGGTCATGAGGTTGGGAGAGGGTTTCGGAGAGGAAGGCAGTGGTGTGGTGGAGGATTTGGGACGCTGTGGTGGTTgccatgttaaaaattattgtaaatattaattttgaaagcAAACCACCCAGAACAACACCACTACGACACCATAAGAACGACTTTTGATCACGATTTCTCAAGAATTAGCACAAACCAAATTCTGCTAGACTCAAACCAAAAATATTCACTCCCtcacaaaaatttaattcattcttctttaaaagaaaaaaagaacggGACGGCCCTTGTAAATGATTGGAGATTGAAGCAAGAAGAGACAAATTTTTGTATTCAGTTTTCACTctctgatttttcaatttcaccaggaaaacaaaacaaggattccattataatttaattagctTTGAATTTTGGCGGCAAAGAGAGAACCGGAATGCAAGAGAGGGACCCTCTGCCGCCCTGGCCGGCCTGATGACCATATTAGGCTGTAGCTCTACAGTGTATCCAAGTTTGCGTAGCTATCTTCTTGGTGTTCCACTTGTCTATCGATGTTTCTTCCATAGAGCATCAAAGATTCAAAGCATTTTACATGGAATTCTTGGCTGGGCCATGCCTTTCCTGGATTTATTTTATCTGCCAAATTTGCAAGCCTTTTCTATTCACCATGTACAGGTTGGAGCAATATACAAATTTCATACTTTGATTCAGTCATAGCATGCAGTTGACGTTCTGGTTACCATTGTTgcattaatttatcatattatatatacGGACAGGAAACATGGATCAGGAAAATGTTAAGATGATTAAGAAATTGCTATGATAGTTTTcgatttcttattaaaaaaaaagggaaagaaacatGCTTCCTGTTTCTGACTTGGTACGTACAGTCCAGTTTTTAGCCGGAAGACTGAGGtctagattgaaaaaaaaatattagcataaattgatttttaaaacacaGGATCATGAGAaatttgagattaaaataaaatgttactaAAATACTTGACATAAGAAACCAATTTGAAAGACTAAACTAAATGTATTATCATgacaaaaaataagagaaaaaaagtaatcaagTCTTGAATCCAGGTGTTTGTCATTGTGCTAGTTTCTGCTTTAAATgtccttttaaattattttttttatctgaaaacaatatcaaattaatatttttttaaatgcttttcaatgattttaatattttttcaattaaaaaaatacttttaaaaacactatttaacacaataccaaacacacacactAAATCAACCCATATCACCACAAGTGCTAGTAACCATTGTTGCCTCAAACTCAATAGAACAAGGATCACAATATCATGTGCCTCGCCAACACCACCACAAATATTATACACAATTGTTGTGATTGTGGATCTCGATTTGTGCCGGTGTTGATGtgggttttaattaaaatggtctattatattatttctaaggttaattaatatttgaccatattttattttttataaatgaagaaaaaaatggatttagGCAGCTCATAATAGGCAACCTGGCctacattaatattatttatattactaaaataatttataaaaaaataatgaagagttATATCTGACAATAATTGCCAGAGATTGTAACtcactcttttttatatatatatatatatatatataaacaacaaagtaagaaagagaaaataatgtatttttgttaaagagaagaagagactCACAAAAAACTCTTTACTAATTTTTGAACACAAAACatgattctttattatttattgtgcTTATGCTTATGCTTAGAATAGTGATACAAGTTTCTTAtgacatgattatatatattttttctattgctATTGTTTCCAACAATGGTATCAACAcatattgttacttatttttttaatctaaataacatgtttgatttgttaatttataacatactttcaataaaacaaatgaatagaAGTTTAGTGGGGTTGGAACTTGAACTTTCTAGTATATGCCGTAATTTTATGGCTATATACTACTGAATTTTATATGCATGTGTGCTTTTAACTATCTAGATTTTGGTGTTTATGAACTGTTGATGCAATTCTTTAGATACTTCTCCTAATTTTTGGCAATTGATTTATGGTTATGTTAAATCATGTgccttaatgaaaaataatatagaatcTGATGATGTCCCAAAAATCCAAGTATCTTAGAAGCAATGTTTATATGttggataatcagttaatctCTTGATTCTAGAAATCTGACTCATTCTCCTTAGCCAAGGTAGCTGGTAAACTAAGGTAGTTGGTGGCTGATACATATAAAaggttttcttttataaatttggaGACTTTCAGATgcttaactaaatatatttttaaagagaaggtacaataatattttagaaatagatgctataaaaatatacatgtaatagagaatgaagattttaAACCTCATGTTTGAAGGATTCGTAGGGTATATATATAGCCCACgagtcttgtttttttatagaaggGAGGGGTAGGAAATTAATTTCCTTCTAATAACATCAATGAGGAACACatcattaatattgatggaaatatgGTAGGTCTTTAtaagacttttatacacctaaagaTGTTGAGAGATAAGTATCATTGaccttaatattttaaaggtCATAAGAATAAACAAAGAAAGTCTTGTGGCCTTATATAGGGCATAAAAAGATTGGCAGCTCACTGAACTCACATGTATTTAGGTTCAACACGTAGCTGAGGCGAGGATGTTGGGTTATCGCTATGCTTTAGCTCT includes:
- the LOC7476297 gene encoding putative E3 ubiquitin-protein ligase LIN-1 isoform X2, which codes for MATTTASQILHHTTAFLSETLSQPHDHRHHLLSTLRREAPSSNKTTTIKPLNLAVENLENAISTTNPSIRSSSLRLAQKVLLSYPDSLLSSLLLSLIYTLNNRPTNASISLLNIFHLDPSLARSQIAPVLFEELFLVHLLPVLRWFNEQRSRILSSLTLDWGYDSDENSIGDVSIVVPCTKLLSKMSGDQALELKELESIYEEVIDENCKVFAKYFKEVVTNGDENRMITPPSVILKELRKVDKSEVSDEISKMEELGFMNGRYNPMWTEGERSVDFLSFSGASKSKYSSPSYPQRVSPETIKNISCRRSTAFPTSLNSDSEPELSLEDNMASSGASSSCCSESEAEIEENNRKMALFEPTQSETQKQKQATVADFSSTSSEHSMADTDSSPGGGKHTPPKDFVCPITSHIFDDPVTLETGQTYERRAIQEWLERGNSTCPITRQKLNCTQLPKTNYVLKRLIASWKEQNPAGMVSIPPETQQKKTEPSFMSKEIPSSTSPNSVIIQTTIDGTISELRLAITNLCMSEILNESEMAVLQIERFWLEAAMEFDIQSMLSKPPVINGFVEVLLNSADPLVLKATIFLLSELGSRDKGVIHTLTRVDSDVDCIVALFKKGLLEAVVLIYLLRPPTMSLLEMDMVESLLTAIKNKEDDMLKMCLKPKTASVLLLGQILGSSEDSIISSIASAIISTKVIESIIDSLQAEQTERIAAVGILLKCMLEDGKCRNTVADKAELAPVLDSFMSASDGERFEIVQFLYELVKLNRRTFNEQILHIIKDEGEFCSMHIFLSYLQVTLPDQSPVVAGLLLQLDLLVEPRKMSIYREEAIESLISSLRNSEFPAAQIAAAETIVSLQGRFTVSGKSLTRAFLLKQAGHGKIYKNLMRMEQLGKLSGEIEENLEEEKAAEEWERKMAFALVSYEFGLLFEALAEGMRSRCAELRSACFVSATWLVHMLGILPDTGIRAAARVCFLKLLIEIFTSSKDIEHKVLSLVALNSFIKDPEGLHDLTSSMKDIKKDLRELRKSSSLAVEILKVLSAGHDSSIAELWTHNELVQVDCSGNGEVLSITFYNDKIFSGHSDGTIKVWTGKGSILHLIQEIREHTKAVTSLAVLQPGEKLYSGSLDRTARVWSIGNESLTCVQVHDMKDQVHNLVVANGICCFIPQGAGVKVHSWNGGSKLLNPNKYVKCLSLVHGKLYCGCQDSSIQVFWFSGN
- the LOC7476297 gene encoding putative E3 ubiquitin-protein ligase LIN-1 isoform X1 — encoded protein: MATTTASQILHHTTAFLSETLSQPHDHRHHLLSTLRREAPSSNKTTTIKPLNLAVENLENAISTTNPSIRSSSLRLAQKVLLSYPDSLLSSLLLSLIYTLNNRPTNASISLLNIFHLDPSLARSQIAPVLFEELFLVHLLPVLRWFNEQRSRILSSLTLDWGYDSDENSIGDVSIVVPCTKLLSKMSGDQALELKELESIYEEVIDENCKVFAKYFKEVVTNGDENRMITPPSVILKELRKVDKSEVSDEISKMEELGFMNGRYNPMWTEGERSVDFLSFSGASKSKYSSPSYPQRVSPETIKNISCRRSTAFPTSLNSDSEPELSLEDNMASSGASSSCCSESEAEIEENNRKMALFEPTQSETQKQKQATVADFSSTSSEHSMADTDSSPGGGKHTPPKDFVCPITSHIFDDPVTLETGQTYERRAIQEWLERGNSTCPITRQKLNCTQLPKTNYVLKRLIASWKEQNPAGMVSIPPETQQKKTEPSFMSKEIPSSTSPNSVIIQTTIDGTISELRLAITNLCMSEILNESEMAVLQIERFWLEAAMEFDIQSMLSKPPVINGFVEVLLNSADPLVLKATIFLLSELGSRDKGVIHTLTRVDSDVDCIVALFKKGLLEAVVLIYLLRPPTMSLLEMDMVESLLTAIKNKEDDMLKMCLKPKTASVLLLGQILGSSEDSIISSIASAIISTKVIESIIDSLQAEQTERIAAVGILLKCMLEDGKCRNTVADKAELAPVLDSFMSASDGERFEIVQFLYELVKLNRRTFNEQILHIIKDEGEFCSMHIFLSYLQVTLPDQSPVVAGLLLQLDLLVEPRKMSIYREEAIESLISSLRNSEFPAAQIAAAETIVSLQGRFTVSGKSLTRAFLLKQAGHGKIYKNLMRMEQLGKLSGEIEENLEEEKAAEEWERKMAFALVSYEFGLLFEALAEGMRSRCAELRSACFVSATWLVHMLGILPDTGIRAAARVCFLKLLIEIFTSSKDIEHKVLSLVALNSFIKDPEGLHDLTSSMKDIKKDLRELRKSSSLAVEILKVLSAGHDSSIAELWTHNELVQVDCSGNGEVLSITFYNDKIFSGHSDGTIKVWTGKGSILHLIQEIREHTKAVTSLAVLQPGEKLYSGSLDRTARVWSIGNESLTCVQVHDMKDQVHNLVVANGICCFIPQGAGVKVHSWNGGSKLLNPNKYVKCLSLVHGKLYCGCQDSSIQEIDLTTGTLATIQHGSRKLLGKTNPIHALQVQNGLIYSASSPFDGAAVKIWNASNYGLVGSLPSILEVRSMAISSDLIYVGCKAGTVEIWDRKKQQNRVEILQTGTNDKVLCMALNANEDVLVIGTSTGQIQAWGLS
- the LOC7476297 gene encoding putative E3 ubiquitin-protein ligase LIN isoform X4 translates to MPMWTEGERSVDFLSFSGASKSKYSSPSYPQRVSPETIKNISCRRSTAFPTSLNSDSEPELSLEDNMASSGASSSCCSESEAEIEENNRKMALFEPTQSETQKQKQATVADFSSTSSEHSMADTDSSPGGGKHTPPKDFVCPITSHIFDDPVTLETGQTYERRAIQEWLERGNSTCPITRQKLNCTQLPKTNYVLKRLIASWKEQNPAGMVSIPPETQQKKTEPSFMSKEIPSSTSPNSVIIQTTIDGTISELRLAITNLCMSEILNESEMAVLQIERFWLEAAMEFDIQSMLSKPPVINGFVEVLLNSADPLVLKATIFLLSELGSRDKGVIHTLTRVDSDVDCIVALFKKGLLEAVVLIYLLRPPTMSLLEMDMVESLLTAIKNKEDDMLKMCLKPKTASVLLLGQILGSSEDSIISSIASAIISTKVIESIIDSLQAEQTERIAAVGILLKCMLEDGKCRNTVADKAELAPVLDSFMSASDGERFEIVQFLYELVKLNRRTFNEQILHIIKDEGEFCSMHIFLSYLQVTLPDQSPVVAGLLLQLDLLVEPRKMSIYREEAIESLISSLRNSEFPAAQIAAAETIVSLQGRFTVSGKSLTRAFLLKQAGHGKIYKNLMRMEQLGKLSGEIEENLEEEKAAEEWERKMAFALVSYEFGLLFEALAEGMRSRCAELRSACFVSATWLVHMLGILPDTGIRAAARVCFLKLLIEIFTSSKDIEHKVLSLVALNSFIKDPEGLHDLTSSMKDIKKDLRELRKSSSLAVEILKVLSAGHDSSIAELWTHNELVQVDCSGNGEVLSITFYNDKIFSGHSDGTIKVWTGKGSILHLIQEIREHTKAVTSLAVLQPGEKLYSGSLDRTARVWSIGNESLTCVQVHDMKDQVHNLVVANGICCFIPQGAGVKVHSWNGGSKLLNPNKYVKCLSLVHGKLYCGCQDSSIQEIDLTTGTLATIQHGSRKLLGKTNPIHALQVQNGLIYSASSPFDGAAVKIWNASNYGLVGSLPSILEVRSMAISSDLIYVGCKAGTVEIWDRKKQQNRVEILQTGTNDKVLCMALNANEDVLVIGTSTGQIQAWGLS
- the LOC7476297 gene encoding putative E3 ubiquitin-protein ligase LIN isoform X5 yields the protein MWTEGERSVDFLSFSGASKSKYSSPSYPQRVSPETIKNISCRRSTAFPTSLNSDSEPELSLEDNMASSGASSSCCSESEAEIEENNRKMALFEPTQSETQKQKQATVADFSSTSSEHSMADTDSSPGGGKHTPPKDFVCPITSHIFDDPVTLETGQTYERRAIQEWLERGNSTCPITRQKLNCTQLPKTNYVLKRLIASWKEQNPAGMVSIPPETQQKKTEPSFMSKEIPSSTSPNSVIIQTTIDGTISELRLAITNLCMSEILNESEMAVLQIERFWLEAAMEFDIQSMLSKPPVINGFVEVLLNSADPLVLKATIFLLSELGSRDKGVIHTLTRVDSDVDCIVALFKKGLLEAVVLIYLLRPPTMSLLEMDMVESLLTAIKNKEDDMLKMCLKPKTASVLLLGQILGSSEDSIISSIASAIISTKVIESIIDSLQAEQTERIAAVGILLKCMLEDGKCRNTVADKAELAPVLDSFMSASDGERFEIVQFLYELVKLNRRTFNEQILHIIKDEGEFCSMHIFLSYLQVTLPDQSPVVAGLLLQLDLLVEPRKMSIYREEAIESLISSLRNSEFPAAQIAAAETIVSLQGRFTVSGKSLTRAFLLKQAGHGKIYKNLMRMEQLGKLSGEIEENLEEEKAAEEWERKMAFALVSYEFGLLFEALAEGMRSRCAELRSACFVSATWLVHMLGILPDTGIRAAARVCFLKLLIEIFTSSKDIEHKVLSLVALNSFIKDPEGLHDLTSSMKDIKKDLRELRKSSSLAVEILKVLSAGHDSSIAELWTHNELVQVDCSGNGEVLSITFYNDKIFSGHSDGTIKVWTGKGSILHLIQEIREHTKAVTSLAVLQPGEKLYSGSLDRTARVWSIGNESLTCVQVHDMKDQVHNLVVANGICCFIPQGAGVKVHSWNGGSKLLNPNKYVKCLSLVHGKLYCGCQDSSIQEIDLTTGTLATIQHGSRKLLGKTNPIHALQVQNGLIYSASSPFDGAAVKIWNASNYGLVGSLPSILEVRSMAISSDLIYVGCKAGTVEIWDRKKQQNRVEILQTGTNDKVLCMALNANEDVLVIGTSTGQIQAWGLS